The Streptomyces sp. A2-16 sequence GCTCGCCCTGCCCGCTTCTGCGCCCGCGGCCGTCGTCGCCCGCTCATGAGGCGGCGGGCTTGATCAGGTAACCGGCGCCGCGCCGGGTGTGGATCATCGGCTCCCGTCCCGCGTCGATCTTCCGGCGCAGATAGGAGATGTAGAGCTCGACGACATTGGCCTGGCCGCCGAAGTCGTACGACCACACGCGGTCGAGGATCTGCGCCTTGCTGAGCACCCGCCGGGGATTGCGCATCAGGAACCGCAGGAGCTCGAACTCGGTCGCGGTGAGGTGGATGTTCTCCCCGGCCCGCGAGACCTCGTGGCTGTCCTCGTCGAGGGTGAGGTCACCGACGACCAGCACGGAGTCGGAGCGGCGGTCGGCCGCGCCGGAACGGCGGATGAGACCGCGCAGCCGGGCCACGACCTCTTCGAGGCTGAACGGCTTGGTGACGTAGTCGTCACCACCGGCGGTGAGACCGGCGATCCGGTCCTCCACGGCGTCCTTGGCCGTCAGGAACAGCACGGGCACGTCCGGCAGTTCGCGCCGCAGCCGCCCCAGGACGGTGAGGCCGTCCATGTCCGGGAGCATCATGTCCAGGACGACGGCGTCGGGCCGGAACTCCCGGGCGGTCTGGACGGCACCCGTGCCGTCTCCCGCGCTGCGGATCTGCCAGCCCTCGTAGCGCAGGGCCATGGACAGCAGTTCGGTGATCGACAGCTCGTCGTCCACCACAAGCACTCGGACGGGGCTCCCGTCCGGCCTCAGCAGTTCGGTGCGCCCCTGGGGCGAGGTCGTGGTCATGGTGAACACGATGTCGGGGCCCCCTGAGAACACCCTTTCGGCAATCTGTGATTTTCCTGAGAAACACACAGGCGGCTCTCAGGGAACGCCTGGGAATGCGCTTGCGGGGGGGGGGGCGGGGGTGATTCTCGCAGGACTTGGGGGAGGGTTGGGGCCTTCCTCGCGGGACTTGAGGGGGCTCCTTCGGGCGAGGGGCGAGGGGAACTTGGGGGCTCCTTCGGGCGAGGGGCGAGGGGAGGAGCGGGCGGCTCGCCTCCCGAACCTGTACCCGGGCCCTCCGAGAGCCTCTGGTCGAGGGACCGGGGCGGGGGTGCCCCACCCGGCGCCCACGCCCGCACCAGCAGGCGGCCGCCTGCTGCCCGCAGTCCCCGGGCGGCGGCCGCTATCGGACCGGTCCCTGCTCGTCCACATGGACCGTCGGCGCCCCGAGGAACACCTCGGTGCCGACCGGGCCGTAGGCGATGTTGAAGGTGTCCAGCCAGTACGACCAGTCCCGCACCCCGGCGGCACTGCTGAACCGGTAGTTGAGCCGCCACCGCACCCACTGCCCGGCCTCGAGCCGCACGCCCGGTCGCCGCCGCGGCCGGGGCGGCACCCCGAACATCGGCCCCACCCTGGGCAGGACCCGCAACCGCCCGTCCGCCTCACGGAGTTGCACGTCGACACCTTTGAGGGTGTCGCCCTGGTGCCCGTGCGGTACGAAGTCGTCCTGCTCGTCCATCCGCACGGCGTGCACGAACGGCTCCCCGTCCCGCCCCACCGCGGACGCCGGCAGCACGAACCGGAGCCGCGTTCCTCCTCGTCGCGGCCTCGCCGCCACGGGACCGCTTCGTCCATGACGTGCGTATCCACTGCACGGTGACGTCCATCCCGGCACTCCCCCTCGTCAGAACAATCCGTCCTGGACCCCCGCCCTCTCCTTGAACTCTCTCATCGGCACGGTGTTCTGCGCCCCTTCGACCGGGACCAGCCCCCACCCCGTCATCAGCCGGGTGTCCAGTACGACGACTCCCCCGCCGTCCGTCTCCAGGTGCAGATCGGGCCCGGCGGCCGCGCGCAGCCGTCCACCCACCGCCCCGCCCACGACGAGCTCGCTCACCTCACCGACAGGGCTGGGCAGTCCGGCGAGCCCGAAGACCTCGACATGGTCGACCGGTTGGTACGGGGCACGCTCCAGGGAGTCCGGCCAGCCGACCAACGCCACCGCCCGCGCGTGCAGTTCGGCGAGCTCGGCGGCCCGCTCCGCGACCGATTCCGGGAGGGCGGACCGGACGGCCCGCTTGTCGGCGTACGGAATGCGATCCGGTACCGAGAGCGCCGCCCGCAGCAGTTCCTCGGTGCGCCGCGCGGCCATGAGCGGACCGGTGCCGAGCCAGCTGAAGCTGACAGCGCCCTGCTCCAGCAGGCGCGCGGAGCCCCGCTCATGCGCCGTGATGCCGACCTTGACCATGCCGGGGCCGAACCACGCCAGATATACCCGGTACGGACGGGGGTCGTCCGCGAGGGTGTCGGCGGCCACGGAGTGCGCCCGGTCCAGCCGCGCGCACTCCTCGCACCGCGCTCCCGTGCTCCGCCCCGACACCGCGGCCCGCGCCGCACACGCATGCCCGCGTGCTCCCACACATGTCCGCACACCCCCCTCCGCGACCCCGAAGGCCACGCGCTTCCCCCAGGTCAGCACAGTGCGCTGCCCACCGTCCCAACTCAGCACGGGACCGTCCGCCGACCATCGCAGCCCCGAGCACTTCCATGCCTGTGCCATCCCTCACGAGAGTAGGGGGCACCACTGACAACGGGGTCACCTGAGGAGGCGGGGGTGGTTCGCCGGGGCCGGTTCAGCGGGCCGGGCTGCCGTCGCGGGGGTGCCGTATCCCGCGCAGCCCACCGGCTTCATGGAGCTCGATCAGTGCACCGGCTCCACAGGAACCGATTCCGCCGCTGCCACTGCCGCTGTCGCTGCCGTTGTCGCTGCCACTGCCGTTGTCGCTGCCGCGCCCCTCGCCTCGACCACCGTGGCGCGCACCCCTCCCCGCCCTGCCATCCGGCAGCCCACGCACCCGGGATGGCCTGCGCGGGCGCTCGTGTCCCGCACCCGCATCCCCCACTCCGCGCGCGGCCTGCGTCCCGGCGGCTTGCCCCAGCCGGACAGGTGCAGCGCCCAGGTGACGAGGGCACTCACCACGGTGATCGCGAGTCCGCCGGCGATCAGCGCTCCGGACACCGCGCACACCCCCACCCCCAGCACGGAGGTCCCCACGGTGGCGATGGCGACTCCGGTCCAGCCCGCGATCGTGTGCCCCTCGTCATACTGATGTGCGCTCACAGATCCTCCTAGAGCCGTTCTCTCACCTCCTAAGAAATTTACCGCAGAAACCTCTCACACGCTAAGGGAATCAGGAATCCGATGCACGCCGAGCCCCGCCCCGACGCCACCGCGGCCCAGGCACTGGAGGCGATGGACTTCTTCATCGCCACGGCCCACCTCGGCCAGCAGGAAATGGCCCAACGGCTGGGCCTGAACGTCACCGACCTGCTGAGCTTCGCCTGCGTCCTGAAGGCCGGCGAGGACCTCCTCACCGCGGGCGACCTCGCCGAGCACGCCCATGTCACGACCGGCGCGGTCACCGGCATCCTCAACCGCCTCGAACGCGGCGGCTACGTCACCCGCGTCCCCGACCCGAACGACCGCCGCCGCGTCCGGGTCGCCGCGCTCCCCGACGCGGTGGCCAAGGTCGTCGCCCTCTACCAGCCGTACTACGACCGCCTCGACGCCGTCTTCGCGAGCTACTCCGCCGACGAGATCGCCGTACTCCACGACTGGTTCAACCGCTCGACGAACCTCGCACTCGCCTATATCGAGGAGCTGCGGGCGAAGGACGCGGAGGGCGAGTAGCGGGGCCAGGTGGCGGGGCCGCCCCACCCCGGGGGTACAGCCAGCCCTACCTCCGGTTCGGGAGCACACTCCATCGTTTCGGCGAGCCCGCAACGGCATCGTTGATCGCGGCTGATCCACCCGGGATCAGACAGATCGACAGCCGGCGCCGAGCAGCGCCGGGCCGAGCCGGAGGACACACCATGGAGCCGCAGACCACCGCCCCGGTCACCCCCGGCCCCCTCTCCTCCTTCATCCGCTTCGTCGTCTGCGGCGGCGGGATCGGCGTCCTCTCCAGCTTCGCCGTACCGCTGGTGGCGATGACCATGCCG is a genomic window containing:
- a CDS encoding response regulator transcription factor produces the protein MTTTSPQGRTELLRPDGSPVRVLVVDDELSITELLSMALRYEGWQIRSAGDGTGAVQTAREFRPDAVVLDMMLPDMDGLTVLGRLRRELPDVPVLFLTAKDAVEDRIAGLTAGGDDYVTKPFSLEEVVARLRGLIRRSGAADRRSDSVLVVGDLTLDEDSHEVSRAGENIHLTATEFELLRFLMRNPRRVLSKAQILDRVWSYDFGGQANVVELYISYLRRKIDAGREPMIHTRRGAGYLIKPAAS
- a CDS encoding DUF2797 domain-containing protein, with translation MAQAWKCSGLRWSADGPVLSWDGGQRTVLTWGKRVAFGVAEGGVRTCVGARGHACAARAAVSGRSTGARCEECARLDRAHSVAADTLADDPRPYRVYLAWFGPGMVKVGITAHERGSARLLEQGAVSFSWLGTGPLMAARRTEELLRAALSVPDRIPYADKRAVRSALPESVAERAAELAELHARAVALVGWPDSLERAPYQPVDHVEVFGLAGLPSPVGEVSELVVGGAVGGRLRAAAGPDLHLETDGGGVVVLDTRLMTGWGLVPVEGAQNTVPMREFKERAGVQDGLF
- a CDS encoding HGxxPAAW family protein; this encodes MSAHQYDEGHTIAGWTGVAIATVGTSVLGVGVCAVSGALIAGGLAITVVSALVTWALHLSGWGKPPGRRPRAEWGMRVRDTSARAGHPGCVGCRMAGRGGVRATVVEARGAAATTAVAATTAATAAVAAAESVPVEPVH
- a CDS encoding MarR family transcriptional regulator translates to MHAEPRPDATAAQALEAMDFFIATAHLGQQEMAQRLGLNVTDLLSFACVLKAGEDLLTAGDLAEHAHVTTGAVTGILNRLERGGYVTRVPDPNDRRRVRVAALPDAVAKVVALYQPYYDRLDAVFASYSADEIAVLHDWFNRSTNLALAYIEELRAKDAEGE